A region of Desulfurobacteriaceae bacterium DNA encodes the following proteins:
- the ppa gene encoding inorganic diphosphatase, which translates to MDIKKIPAGKNVPEDIYAVIEIPQGSNVKYEVDKESGAVFVDRFLFTPMFYPANYGFIPNTLADDGDPMDILVISRQPVVPGSVIRCRPIGVLVMEDESGQDEKILAVPVNKLDLTFKNIKEITDLPEATLNEIKHFFEHYKDLEPGKWVKVKEFKGSDFAKELIKKAVENYKG; encoded by the coding sequence ATGGACATCAAGAAAATACCTGCCGGAAAGAACGTGCCAGAAGACATTTACGCAGTCATAGAAATACCACAAGGATCAAACGTTAAGTATGAAGTTGATAAAGAAAGTGGTGCAGTATTTGTTGACAGATTTTTATTTACCCCAATGTTCTACCCCGCAAACTACGGCTTCATTCCAAATACTTTAGCAGACGATGGTGATCCAATGGACATTCTTGTAATATCAAGACAGCCTGTAGTTCCCGGAAGCGTAATAAGGTGTAGACCTATTGGAGTCCTCGTTATGGAAGATGAAAGCGGACAAGACGAAAAGATTCTTGCAGTTCCAGTCAATAAGCTAGACCTCACATTTAAGAACATTAAAGAAATAACAGACCTACCTGAAGCAACACTAAATGAGATAAAACACTTCTTCGAACATTACAAGGACTTAGAGCCTGGAAAATGGGTTAAAGTAAAAGAGTTTAAAGGAAGCGACTTTGCAAAAGAGCTTATTAAGAAAGCTGTTGAAAACTACAAAGGATAA
- the ruvB gene encoding Holliday junction branch migration DNA helicase RuvB, which produces MIDRPKKLEEFLGQEKVKKILKVAIESSKKRGEPLDHILFYGPPGTGKTTLSMIIANELGKDLKIVSAPTIEKKGDLVALITSLNEGDILFIDEIHRLSKPLEETLYSAMEDFRIDVVLPSKKTSISIDLLPFTLIGATTRLDLLSSPFRNRFGIVCRLELYKVEELVKIAQVNSQKLGINLTQEACKIIARSSRGTPRILNQLLKRFRDYKVVKEWNSIGEEEAKEVLSELGIDSLGLDYMDRKILRTIAEVFNGGPVGLNALATVLKEDPSTIENIHEPYLIELGLIVRTPRGRKITEKGLKVIESS; this is translated from the coding sequence TTGATAGATCGTCCAAAAAAATTAGAGGAATTCTTAGGACAAGAAAAGGTAAAGAAAATCTTAAAGGTTGCTATAGAATCTTCAAAAAAGAGAGGAGAACCTCTTGACCACATTTTGTTCTATGGACCTCCGGGAACGGGAAAGACGACCCTTTCTATGATAATAGCCAATGAACTTGGAAAAGACCTAAAAATTGTTTCTGCTCCAACAATAGAAAAGAAAGGGGATTTAGTTGCTTTGATTACTTCCTTAAATGAGGGAGATATTCTCTTTATTGACGAGATTCATAGGTTAAGTAAACCTTTAGAAGAAACTCTTTACTCGGCAATGGAAGATTTCAGAATAGACGTTGTTTTGCCTTCTAAAAAAACTTCCATTTCTATAGATCTTCTTCCTTTCACTCTTATTGGAGCTACAACAAGGCTTGATCTTTTATCTTCTCCTTTTAGAAATAGGTTTGGAATTGTTTGTAGACTTGAACTTTACAAAGTAGAAGAACTTGTAAAAATAGCCCAAGTCAATTCTCAAAAACTTGGTATTAATTTGACACAAGAAGCTTGCAAAATCATTGCCCGTTCAAGTAGGGGAACTCCTAGGATTTTGAATCAGCTGCTAAAAAGGTTTAGAGATTATAAAGTTGTGAAAGAATGGAATTCAATAGGTGAGGAAGAGGCAAAAGAAGTACTTTCTGAGCTTGGAATAGACTCTCTTGGTTTGGACTATATGGACAGAAAGATTTTAAGAACGATTGCCGAAGTTTTTAATGGAGGTCCTGTAGGCTTAAATGCTCTCGCGACGGTTCTTAAAGAGGATCCTTCCACCATAGAGAATATTCATGAACCTTACCTTATAGAACTTGGACTTATCGTCAGAACACCAAGAGGAAGGAAGATAACGGAGAAAGGTTTAAAGGTTATAGAAAGTTCTTAA
- a CDS encoding FeoA family protein → MMKLFEVPEGKEVVVKDIIGGYGMKRRLASLGIYPGAKIRVLKSPPGPLIVEVCRSRFALGKGVAKRISVEGEEG, encoded by the coding sequence ATGATGAAACTTTTTGAAGTTCCAGAAGGAAAAGAGGTTGTAGTAAAAGATATAATCGGAGGGTACGGAATGAAAAGACGGCTTGCCTCTTTGGGAATATATCCTGGGGCTAAGATAAGAGTTTTAAAATCTCCTCCCGGTCCTCTAATAGTAGAGGTATGCAGAAGTAGATTTGCTCTTGGGAAAGGAGTAGCAAAAAGGATCTCTGTTGAAGGAGAGGAAGGGTGA